The window GCCGTCACGATCCCCATGCCCTCGAGCGCCGCCGCGGTCTTCTCGCCCACTCCGTAGAGCTTGCCGACGGGCAGCGGCCAGATGATCCTGGGGACATCCTCGCGTCTGATGACGGTCAATCCGTCCGGTTTGCGCATGTCTGAAGCCATCTTGGCCAGGAACTTGTTCGGAGCCACTCCAACCGAACACGTGAGCCCGAACTCGCGCCGCACGTCTTCCTTGATCTTTCGTGCTATCGTGAGGCCGTCCCCATGCAGCCTTTCGCATCCCGTGACGTCCAGAAACGCTTCATCAATGGAGAAGGGTTCCACCATAGGAGTGTAGCGCCCGTACACCTCGAGAAGACGCCTCGAAACCGCCGCGTAGTCTGAAAGTCGGCTGTAGAGGAAGACCCCGTGCGGGCAGAGACGCTTGGCCTCCCTCACAGGCATAGCTGATCTCACTCCGAAGGCTCGCGCCTCGTACGAAGCGGTCGACACCACCCCTCGTCCGTCCGGGTCACCGCATACGATGACGGGTTTCCCCCGAAGCTCGGGATGGGCCTGCTGTTCAACGGCGGCAAAGAACGCGTCCATGTCGATGTGAATGACGGTTAGCTCACTTCCTGCGCGCGAGTCCCGCTCTCTCGAGGTCATTCGCGAACCCTCTCAAGTCGTCGAGGGTGAACCCGGGGAACTCCGACGCCACGAGGGTGACGATCCTCTCCAGCGTGCGCCGGCCGTCCATGTAGTTGACTGCCTCGACGAGCTTCAGCTGGAAACTGGGGTCTTCTCTCTGTCTGCTCTCGTAGTGTTCCCTGCGTCTTTCCTCGAGCCTGTCGTACAGGTACGTAGGATCGAGCGGGCCTTTGAAGAGGCGGATGTACACAGCCCCAGCGGTCGCCTCCACATCCTCGTCTCCCGCCCGTGCCAGGGCAGCCGACCTCCGGATCCGCTCGACCGGTGCCTCGCTGCCGACGCCCGGACGCCCGGCCTCTCCGGCGCGGCCGCCCTCGCCGCCCGGTTCTCCGGCGAAAACGCCAACCTTCACGCGGGATGCTTTGGCGGCCGCTCGAATCCCCCGCTTCAGAGCCTTCGCCATCTCACGCACCCTCGACGCCTCGTCGGCGCGGACGCACTTCACGACACCGTCCAACGCGGCCAGGTCCTTTTCTACGAGAACATCCAGGCGCCGCTCGAAAGCCCGGGCTGCTTCGGCTTTCTTGGTGGAATCGGGACACACTGTCAACGCTTCGCACGTCGTGGAGGCGGCCTCCGCGATCCTCTTCCGCGCACCGGCGTCCACTACGTTCAGCATGAACTGGGCAGACTCCAGGCCACCCGCGGCAAGCGTAAGCGCCGTCGAGCCCGCCACGAGTCCGACGCGTAGGAGCTCTTGCGCGTCGAGGTGCTCGATCGTGTCCCTGCTCGAGTGGTAGAATCGGTCTGGCCAGTGCCCGATGTACACGCATGGCACCTTGAACGAGGAGTCCGTCAGGATGTAATGGTCGGACCCACCTGAGAAGCCGGCGATGTTGTAGTGCCAGCTCTCGCTGGCCTCGCTGCCTTCATACGGCCTACCTCGGACGGCCACAGCCTTCATGTAGAAGGCTGCCACGTCGTTCACAGGTGAGGGCAAGCTCCATGGAGTGCTAACGAGGTTCGCCACGGACATCGTGTCGCGGGATTCCCCGACCATGTCGAGGTTCACGCCCGCCCTGACCCTTTTCGCCCACCCAGGGTGTCGCTCAAGATACGCCATGGTGCCGTACATCTCGGGAACGAACATGAGCCTCACTCCGAGGCGCGGCCGGGGCAGCCTTCCCGCAGCGATGGCGTCGGCCAGGGCGCGCGCGATCTCCATGGCAAGTCCGCATCCGCTCGCATTGTCGTTGGC is drawn from Bacillota bacterium and contains these coding sequences:
- a CDS encoding DUF4910 domain-containing protein, whose translation is MGWKRHMVGSRLVEALKREICGGRALVCASEIARFHRARGSSDFARAARYIRDKLVDWGIDQAVIEKYPIDGKRTYGTWTPAPAWEPVRATLSIVHPESRPVCDFDVEPMCLAFGSTSTPTEGIVSEVVDIGDGKCDDVYATSCVAGKLVLTSGSARAAFADAVRKRGAIGVLTDHMAHEDPSIGRTRCDLPDAVNYASLPVGHEDMGRMVFGFSLSHRQAEGLRSLLKQGPVRVKAVVEARLFPGEMHVVTGLIPGSDSEGGEVLIIAHLCHPKPGANDNASGCGLAMEIARALADAIAAGRLPRPRLGVRLMFVPEMYGTMAYLERHPGWAKRVRAGVNLDMVGESRDTMSVANLVSTPWSLPSPVNDVAAFYMKAVAVRGRPYEGSEASESWHYNIAGFSGGSDHYILTDSSFKVPCVYIGHWPDRFYHSSRDTIEHLDAQELLRVGLVAGSTALTLAAGGLESAQFMLNVVDAGARKRIAEAASTTCEALTVCPDSTKKAEAARAFERRLDVLVEKDLAALDGVVKCVRADEASRVREMAKALKRGIRAAAKASRVKVGVFAGEPGGEGGRAGEAGRPGVGSEAPVERIRRSAALARAGDEDVEATAGAVYIRLFKGPLDPTYLYDRLEERRREHYESRQREDPSFQLKLVEAVNYMDGRRTLERIVTLVASEFPGFTLDDLRGFANDLERAGLARRK